A DNA window from Candidatus Binatia bacterium contains the following coding sequences:
- a CDS encoding CoF synthetase: MHPIHDEVLAYIANPAPERFAALALAVFEHQFASIPAYRAVCERRGATPDSVGDWRLVPPVPTLAFKYRQLCCAPPEHVFMTSGTTTGGERRGRHPMPDLRLYRAAALAGLRQFVLPDRHDIRIVSLIPPVQQRPESSLAQMVAWALEAFGAPGSVVCAGDDRFDFDAGAAALRRSEADGAPVCIMTTTAGLLRFLDHCDRRGWTFRLPHGSRLMDTGGTKGAPRVLSRQGLLHGCWSAFAIPGYFVVNEYGMAELSSQFYDNVVRDRYHGLATRRAKTSPPWLRTRVLDPATLREVPDGDPGVLCHTDLANAGTALSVLTEDLGRLTADGLEITGRVAGAEARGCSLALAEFVS, encoded by the coding sequence ATGCATCCGATTCACGACGAAGTCCTCGCGTATATTGCCAACCCGGCACCGGAGCGTTTCGCCGCGCTGGCCCTGGCCGTGTTCGAGCATCAGTTCGCATCCATTCCGGCGTACCGGGCAGTCTGCGAGCGCCGTGGCGCCACGCCGGACTCGGTTGGCGACTGGCGGCTGGTCCCACCGGTACCCACGCTCGCTTTCAAGTATCGGCAGCTCTGTTGCGCCCCGCCCGAGCACGTCTTCATGACCAGTGGCACCACGACCGGAGGCGAGCGTCGCGGCCGCCACCCGATGCCCGACCTGCGTCTCTATCGCGCTGCGGCGCTCGCCGGCTTGCGACAATTCGTGCTGCCGGACCGGCATGACATCCGCATCGTGTCGCTCATACCGCCGGTGCAGCAGCGACCCGAATCGTCGCTGGCCCAGATGGTCGCCTGGGCGCTCGAAGCGTTCGGCGCGCCCGGAAGTGTCGTCTGTGCCGGCGACGATCGCTTCGACTTCGACGCCGGCGCCGCGGCGTTGCGGCGCAGCGAAGCCGACGGCGCGCCGGTCTGCATCATGACCACAACTGCCGGTCTGTTGCGGTTCCTGGACCATTGCGACAGACGCGGCTGGACCTTCCGGTTGCCGCACGGCAGTCGGTTGATGGACACCGGCGGCACCAAGGGTGCGCCGCGCGTCCTGTCCCGCCAGGGTCTGTTGCACGGGTGTTGGAGCGCGTTCGCGATCCCCGGCTATTTCGTCGTCAACGAGTACGGCATGGCCGAACTGTCGTCGCAGTTCTACGACAACGTCGTTCGCGACCGGTACCACGGGCTGGCAACGCGCCGGGCCAAGACCAGCCCACCGTGGCTGCGCACCCGCGTGCTCGACCCGGCAACCTTAAGAGAAGTCCCGGACGGCGATCCGGGGGTTCTTTGTCATACCGATCTGGCGAACGCCGGCACCGCGCTGAGCGTACTCACCGAAGACCTGGGTCGCCTGACCGCGGACGGTCTTGAAATCACGGGTCGGGTTGCGGGTGCCGAGGCACGGGGATGTTCGCTGGCCCTGGCTGAGTTCGTTTCTTGA
- a CDS encoding tRNA (cytidine(34)-2'-O)-methyltransferase: protein MAASEANPPLHVVLVEPEIPPNTGSIARLCAATGVRLHLVRPLGFSLDDRHLKRAGLDYWPHVDVHVHDRWQGFIDASAPRRVHCFSARATRSYVTAAYAPGDVLVFGSETRGLPPDILTEHAETTFVIPIRSPHVRSLNLSNAVSIVVYEALSRFDLDWFATA, encoded by the coding sequence TTGGCCGCATCTGAAGCCAACCCACCGCTGCACGTCGTCCTGGTGGAGCCGGAGATCCCTCCCAATACCGGCAGTATTGCCCGGCTCTGTGCGGCGACCGGCGTGCGGTTGCACCTCGTGCGGCCGCTGGGCTTTTCGCTCGACGATCGTCACCTCAAACGCGCCGGGTTGGATTACTGGCCGCACGTCGATGTGCACGTACACGACCGCTGGCAGGGCTTCATCGATGCCTCGGCGCCCCGACGCGTGCACTGTTTCTCCGCTCGTGCGACGCGCAGTTACGTTACCGCCGCATACGCTCCGGGCGACGTGCTCGTCTTCGGCTCCGAAACGCGCGGCCTGCCCCCCGACATCCTCACCGAGCATGCAGAAACCACGTTCGTCATTCCGATCCGCAGCCCGCACGTACGCAGCCTGAACCTGTCCAACGCCGTGTCCATCGTCGTCTACGAGGCCTTAAGCCGCTTCGACCTCGATTGGTTCGCCACTGCCTGA